The genomic interval CATCCGTTGGTCCAAGTGCTTCCAACCGAAGCCGTGGTAAAGTTCTACCTCCCCGGCCCCCTGATAGCTGACACATGCATGTAAACCTCCAGGTAACTCTCAATACAGTCAACAGCAGCAGTATCAGCAGAGCTccggtcagcagcagcagcagcagcagcagacgacgTTCAGCCAGCAGCAGTTCTCCTCTCAACAAGGCTACACGGGACAGCCGCCGGGATATGGTTCGAAAAGAAATCTATCAACCATTCACAccgacacaaaacacacaatgagcaAATATACGGAGTGtaaccctcctcttcctcctcgtcctcctcctcctccacaggacCTGGCCAGGGCGGATCCTCCCAGTATTCTCAGTATCAACAGGGTCAAAGCCAACAGTACGGTTCCTACCGCTCGTCCCAGGGCGGCGCCGCTGCCGGAGCCCAGACCCAGAGGTCCTATGCTTACGAACAGGTATCTGACTCTAACGCCTtcaaacatttgtcaaaaataTGTCTATGATATGTGTTAAAGGTTGATGCCCTCTCACCATTTCAACCAGACAACGACATTCGAGCTTTTGTACGTCCCTCAGCAAACAGCAGGGGCTTCGTGCATTATCTGATTTTCCATGTCGGAAATATTCGCTTATTATAAGACACTGTATAAGAATCTAAAGGAatttaaacatatatttgtatCTATCTAGACTCGCCTCTCCTAAAATAAGTCATTCTAAAGTGATTCCTCGTGATCTCAATTGTAGCTTCTTGTTTCTTCATATGCTATTTTCATAACAGGAAGTTGATGCATGTAGAGAAATGGTTCGACCGTCTCAAAGAAGGAAGCAAAAAAGTGGACGGGATCAAAATTCCACCTCTCGAGTGTACAACCTTTTTTGTCCGTTGCAGGGTCAGTACGGAAGTTATCAGCAATAAAGACGTACATCGTTTCCCTGTTGGAGGCAAGAAAATGAGACGTGATGAACTCAGCTGTGCATCGGACGATCCGGCCGCATCCCACTTATTGTCCTTCATTAATCATTGATCAGCGTTTCCGCGGAGAAAAACATTGATGCTTcctttttgctgttttaaaatCTGTTCTCTCGCTACAGGGTTTTAGCGCGAAGTCTCTAACATAACGTCATTTGTTAATGTGAAACGTCCATATGGATTAATTATGGTACGATACTTTGTCAGATAAGCTTCTTTGCCTCTTTGCGTTTATTTTATTCCAGAcaccctttttttccattcctctTATTTCTGTCTGCGATTTATGAGACTGTggctatgaaaaaaaacaactgggcCTTGAAGGAAATGCTCCTTAAAAAATTGGACCGAACGGTCTCGGTCCAGATTTATACCTTTAACACTCTCTTATATCTGACGATTATGGaaataaatttttttctttaaggtGAAAGCGCTTGGTGGTCAAACCTCCGTGTCGGTCAAACTGTGACGTGGTGCCGTGTTCTAACATCGTGTCTCTTCACTCTACGCGTGTCTGCCCAGTTTATAACCGACTGATCCAGCAGAGAATTAATCATTGTCCATGATAGTCGTacgtcagtgtttttttcagtggcaTTTCTCTGAGGAGACTGTATGGTTGTTGTGTTACTCTACCCGGATGCCATTTATTAAggatttacattaaaaacacattgtctgcactttacagtatatgtattgtttgatatttcataTGGTccaattgtattttttattttatttttgacaaatgcCCCATCAAAAAGCCAAAGTAACACAGGAGCAGAATGTGTCAATACACTGGACCATGTCGATGTCGCCTCTTATGAACCTTCACTTTATTTGTTTGGCGTTTCTTgattgtttggttttaatgttaTGTTGTGTGCGTTTCATCTGACACATAtttaagaaatgtattttctgtacGACTCATGAACTAATTCCATGATGTGTTCCATCACAAACATTGAGATAACTGCTTCAGATTTTTCTCAGTCCAAACTTTATCAGACGAaggaaataatgtttaaaattggattttatttttaagatggTGTGCAAGCACACTTGCCTTATTCTATCTATTTATCATGGGTATATATTATGTGGTATATTTACtgatttcaaaaacacacatctggTCACTTTCGCCATTTCCTATAGTTTGATCAGTAATGATGATTATCGATGGCCGTGAGGGTTCAGATTTGCAGTATATATCTAACTCTACAAACCTCTGAGgggtaaacaaacacaacagttgCAGGTTAATGAAGAATGAGAGAAACCTGGTACTGAACCAGTAGACAGTGACAATCACACGCTTCTCTGTACACAACGAATCTGCGTCCGTATTTGGTTTTTAACTGTGAAACGTATGACGAGTCTGTTGCAGTTCTGTCGTGTGTGTAATCACTGctgtgggttgtgtgtgtgtgtgtgtgtgtgtgtgtgtgtgtgtgtgtgtgtgtgtgtgtgtgtgtgtgtgtgtgtgtgtgtgtgtgtgtgtgtgtgtgtgtgtgtgtgtgtgtgtgtgtgtgtgtgtgtgtgtgtgtgtgtgtgtttgtttacatgtgtgaagtggagagaaagagtggaggaggaagtcaCATTTGGTGTGTATAATCCAAATATGAATGTTATGTATTGTCAGACTGCCTGATCTTTTCTGCTGTCTTTTGTTACTGTTTGTTTTAGAACAATAAACTGACATTtaccttttctgtgtttctatatttctatttttttgtcaagaGTCACATCACTACGGAAGACGATTCGGGccacacatttttgtttgttttaaatttcttaCTTTAATCTCTCAAAATTCTGAGATCAAAGTCagaaattccccccaaaaattcatGTGGCCTTAATCCCGTTCCGTACTATCACAATAATAGTCATTatgttactattattatcacttTAGAAATACGCGTAACTTGTACTTGTTTAAGTACTGTCTGCTCTCTGGTCATTTGGAtttaaatatattcaattcaatatataattcaattttaaaacgatttatatttcattttttcttgcTGCTACTCCAGCACAGAGGGTGGCGCTAGAGAGCCGGAAGATGCATAAACAACCGGGAAGGCGAATCGTCCCTTCACGGACTCCGTAGTGGACAGGAGATGAGAATGAGAGCAGGGCAATAATAgtcataataatattaatgctaattacaataataatgtgTTATTGGAGCTTTATTAACCGCTTCGCAAAGACATTTATATTTGACGTGAAATGACAATGTAACTACCCGCGTTTGTTTTTGACAGTATCCAGTTTTACTCGCTGCTAACGACCGGACGAGCCGTTAGCCAACTCACTAGCTTCTAGCTAAGTGACTGCTAATGACCGGACGAACCGTTAGCCAGCTAACTAGCTTCTAGCTAACTGACTGCAAATGACCGGACGAGCCGTTAGCCGGCTAATTAGCTTTAAGCTAACTGAGTGCGTAACACCGGGCGAGGCGTTAGCCAACTAACTAGCTTATAGCTAACTAGCTGCTAATGACCGGCCGACCGGTCAACAGATGTTAGCTCACCAACTAGCTGCTAATGAACTAGCTGCTAACTAACTAGCCACCGGAGAATAATGTTGGCGACGTTGGGGAGATTTAAAAGCTGTCGTTGGTTCTCTCCGGACAAACTCTCAGGCTACGGGCTGATACAAGAGTTGAGTCGCAGTGGATCTCCGGTGTCCGCGGCGAGGACACTCCGAGTCCCCGCCGGGGGCAGAGGTTTGTCCACCTCCCGCGTTCTCTGCGCCAAAGTCCGAGGACACCAGAAGAAGACGGAGCTGTCGGAGAAGAAGCTGGTTTGTGTTTTGAGTTGGTTTCTTCTCACCTCCATATggaataaatgtattattttttaaatccacaacaACTCGACGAATGATGTGTATCCGGTCTGATTCAATCCCAACACTTTGTTTACAAAGTATCCATGATGCTAAACTATATGTTCTTTACCACGATCACCCATATCAGTTCATCTTGAACGCTCCAAACATCATCGACGTGTCCTGAGCTATTtctgaaatacacattttttatatataagaaatataaGCTTGCCCCACACGTGTCACATTGCATCTTCATCCTACTGCACCAGTTGTAGACGCGCTGTAGTTCTCGCGTTGATGACGACGACCCACTTGTCTGATACTTTTCCCCACAGACGCGTCACTTCGTGGACCAGCGGCGGGTGAAGCTGGTGGCCGGCTCGGGGGGCAGAGGTGCCTGCTGCTTTCACAGTGAGCCGCGGAAAGAGTGGGGCGGCCCGGACGGAGGGAACGGGGGCGACGGAGGCAGCATCGTTATCAAGGGTGAGTTGGGTTTGGAGCCTCTGTTCATCACGTATATGTTCAACACCAAAAGATTTGTGGCCACTGATAAAGCGCCGTTCTGTGTTTAATGAAAACGCGCTTCCatattctctctttcttgctttCAGCCGACCGGTTTGTGAAGTCACTGGCGCAAGTGGTTCCGATTTACAAGGGAGAGGACGGCCAATCAGGTGGCAACAAGAACTGCTATGGTCGTAACGGCAGCCCGACCTACATTTGTGTGAGTCTTTGCATTTTGATCATCAGTGGCACTTGTTTCATCTCATCAGTGACCCGCTGCCTCACCCCGCCTGTGATGCTCTTCTGTTTTGCGAAGGTTCCGTTGGGCACAGTGGTGAAGGAGCAGGGCAGCACCGTGGTGGACCTCGCCGAGCACGGCCAGGAGTATCTGGCCGTATTCGGAGGAGCCGGGGGGAAGGGGAATCGGTTCTTCTTGTCCAACGAGAACCGCGCTCCGATTACGGCGACCCCCGGCGTGCCGGGCGAGGAGAGGgtcctgcagctggagctgcgCACCATGGCCCACGCTGGACTGGTGAGAAAATCCCACATTGCTTTTCAAACACCACAACAGACATaataaactgatttttttttaaaaatttatatCCATCCAGGTGGGTTTTCCTAATGCTGGGAAATCGTCGTTGTTGAGAGCCATCTCCAACGCCAGGCCGGCGGTGGCGTCCTACCCGTTCACAACTCTCAACCCTCACGTGGGAATCGTCGAATACAGAGATCACGAGCAAGTCGCAGGTACTTTGTTGTAAttaattaaagctacagtgtgtaatatttatgagaacttattcacagaaattgaatgaatcgtccataactatgtgttcatatatgtataatcacctacaacaaagaaccaatgtttttctgCTCAACTGcttgagttaaatatagtgacatgaggtggacccgacctccgtgtgagtctccatgtttgctacgttgtgttgaatacggttgttgcacaaaacggtccagaacaCGTCGGCTTTGCGTTGAATTTTAAGACGCTACCAGAAATGcaatcagtggtgcgccaccataaaatgccccctgtcggttgctcagttggttgcagtttgcaacttttaccaccagatgccgccagaaaattacaaaaattacacgcTGAggcttcaattttttttacaatagaaAGATAGAGTTTTGTTATGATCTTGTTTTGGACAATTTCAGCAtctttgatatacagtatagaaatagcaatatttattgtcattagagcccaaccgatatatcggttggccgaaTCATgttatgtttccattttatgtgaaaaaaaatgttttattataagttctatgtctttggttttatttgtattagttGTATAGTTAtgtatgataaagttcatggttaaactaaaatatcaagcctcaattaccTTTCTTTGCCattaaggtttgataacgacatctaaggaataattgacagattaaaaaaaaaaaatcggccAATGAATCTGGAATCTTGCGAACCTAAATATCGATATCGTCATCGGCcctcaaaaatccatatcagtcaggCTTTAATTGTCATTGTATAATTCCTCATACAACATGAAAATTCTTACGCCTCCTCCGCGTAGTTGCTGACATCCCAGGCATCATCCGCGGGGCCCATCTGAACCGAGGGCTGGGTATCTCCTTCCTGCGTCACATCGAGCGCTgccgcttcctcctcttcgttcTGGACCTGTCGGTCCCGGAGCCCTGGACTCAGCTCCAACACCTGCGCTATGAACTGGACCAGTACGAGCCCGGTCTGTCGCAGCGGCCTCAGGCCATCGTGGCCAACAAAGTGGACCTGCCCGAGGCACGGGAGAAGCTGGAGACCCTGAGGAGCCTCGTGGCGGAGCGGGTCATCCCTGTGTCGGCTCTGACAGGACAGAACACGGAGGAGCTCATCCTCCACCTCAGGGAGCTGTACGACGGACACctgcgaggaggaggcggtggggAGGGCAAACCCACGAGGTGCCGGTGAAAAGtcatgtatatacagtatacatactGCAAGATTATAGgatatatttaaattgtttaataaatatatacacaagaCAAAAGATGTGTTTTCTTAATGATCCACAACAAATTACTTAATCCACTGCACTTCTAAATGTAAGGATCAACGATCAGTCTGTTGAGACAAATGATTTATATAAACAACTACAGACGGATTTATGTGCAGATAAAGATCCCAAACTGTGGGACTGTAGATTCCTGAatgaaccagcagagggcacgTGTCATCATTCTTGAATTGAACCTTTTTGTGGTCGTTAATCAACTGCAGCGTCCAGATGaggatttttgtgttttgttccaaTGTCCCATATTTTAACCACTGCCTGATTCATGCCACTCGTGCTCATTGGAGAAACGGTGGCTAGTATCTCACATTTATATCAATACAGACATTGTCGGGCTCGATCCTCGTCACCCAGACGACGATGGAGTGTCACGACGCTGGAGACGTAAGTTCCATGTCTCCATAAAAATATCTGATTTATTTCCTGAGAACCATGGGCTTCTAATTTGCAACTTGAAATCTACAATTGTGTCGTAACTCCTTTGAAGTGGGCTTCTATCAATGTGTCACATCATCCCCATGCACGAACACGTTGTGGCTGAGATGAAATCATTCTCTGTTGGAATCTAGTTACCGGAATGgaaccctccctccctccagcccgGTTTGGACACAGGTTGTGACGATGCGTAGCCGTGTCAATGCTGGAGGTTGCTTTGGATCTTTGCAAGAACATTACACAAGTAAAAGAACAGAAGCCATAACAAGTACACCGAAAAAGGAAAATcatgtcactttttaaaaatgcagcaagaaccaaaaccaaaaggttTCTCCTCAGACAGTGATGACAGGAAGGTGAAGGACCAGTTCACAGTGTGATGAGTGGAGCAGTAGGCTAAGCAGACAGGGTGGAG from Scophthalmus maximus strain ysfricsl-2021 chromosome 3, ASM2237912v1, whole genome shotgun sequence carries:
- the mtg2 gene encoding mitochondrial ribosome-associated GTPase 2; this translates as MLATLGRFKSCRWFSPDKLSGYGLIQELSRSGSPVSAARTLRVPAGGRGLSTSRVLCAKVRGHQKKTELSEKKLTRHFVDQRRVKLVAGSGGRGACCFHSEPRKEWGGPDGGNGGDGGSIVIKADRFVKSLAQVVPIYKGEDGQSGGNKNCYGRNGSPTYICVPLGTVVKEQGSTVVDLAEHGQEYLAVFGGAGGKGNRFFLSNENRAPITATPGVPGEERVLQLELRTMAHAGLVGFPNAGKSSLLRAISNARPAVASYPFTTLNPHVGIVEYRDHEQVAVADIPGIIRGAHLNRGLGISFLRHIERCRFLLFVLDLSVPEPWTQLQHLRYELDQYEPGLSQRPQAIVANKVDLPEAREKLETLRSLVAERVIPVSALTGQNTEELILHLRELYDGHLRGGGGGEGKPTRCR